A part of Larkinella insperata genomic DNA contains:
- a CDS encoding sugar O-acetyltransferase, producing MKTEKEKMLAGELYDAVDPQLAEERVRTRLLIQELNACPEDQPDERARILKELIPQAGEGLWLQPPFYCDYGSNIIAGERVFFNFNCIVLDVTYVTIGSRTLFGPNVQIYTATHPTDWQVRASGLEFAKPIVIGEDVWVGGSAVICPGVTIGDRTIIGAGSVVTRDIPSDVFAAGNPCRVIRHLSSDEQGRPGAEEKPV from the coding sequence ATGAAAACGGAAAAAGAAAAAATGCTGGCCGGCGAGTTGTACGATGCCGTGGATCCGCAACTGGCCGAAGAACGGGTTCGCACCCGCCTGTTGATTCAGGAACTGAATGCCTGCCCGGAAGATCAGCCGGACGAACGGGCCCGCATCCTGAAGGAACTCATTCCGCAGGCGGGGGAAGGGTTGTGGTTACAACCGCCCTTTTACTGCGATTACGGCAGCAACATCATCGCCGGGGAAAGGGTCTTTTTCAATTTCAACTGCATCGTGCTGGATGTGACGTACGTGACCATCGGCAGCCGGACCCTGTTCGGACCAAACGTCCAGATTTACACCGCAACCCACCCGACCGACTGGCAGGTGCGGGCGTCGGGGCTGGAGTTTGCCAAACCGATTGTGATCGGGGAGGATGTCTGGGTGGGGGGCAGTGCCGTCATTTGTCCGGGCGTCACCATCGGCGACCGGACCATTATTGGAGCGGGTAGCGTCGTGACGCGGGATATTCCGTCGGATGTGTTTGCCGCCGGGAATCCTTGCCGGGTAATCCGCCACCTGAGTTCCGACGAGCAGGGGCGGCCGGGGGCAGAGGAAAAACCCGTCTGA
- a CDS encoding 3-hydroxybutyrate dehydrogenase, translating into MMPKKTVLITGSTSGIGLALARAFAREGYNLIFNGLEPDGDQIAATVAREHRIEHVFDGANMLNPQALRAMIGRAQERFGTIDVLINNAGIQHVSPVETFPEEKWDAIIGINLTAAFHLTKAVWPAMKEQRFGRIINIASAHGLVASAYKSAYVAAKHGLVGFTKTVALEGAPHGITANAICPGYVRTPLVEKQIADQARTHQIPEQDVVEKVILTKQAIKDFISPESIAALCLFLASDGAATLTGAALPIDGGWSAQ; encoded by the coding sequence ATGATGCCGAAGAAAACCGTTCTGATCACCGGAAGCACCAGCGGAATCGGACTGGCCCTGGCCCGCGCCTTTGCCCGCGAAGGGTATAACCTGATTTTTAACGGGCTCGAACCGGATGGTGACCAGATTGCCGCCACGGTAGCCCGGGAACACCGCATCGAGCATGTTTTCGACGGGGCCAATATGCTGAATCCTCAGGCCCTGCGGGCTATGATCGGACGGGCGCAGGAGCGGTTTGGTACGATTGACGTGCTAATTAACAACGCCGGAATTCAGCATGTGTCGCCGGTCGAGACGTTTCCGGAGGAAAAATGGGACGCCATTATCGGCATCAACCTGACGGCGGCTTTCCACCTGACGAAAGCCGTCTGGCCCGCCATGAAGGAGCAGCGGTTTGGCCGCATCATCAACATCGCGTCGGCCCACGGCCTGGTGGCTTCGGCGTACAAAAGCGCCTACGTGGCCGCCAAACACGGTCTGGTGGGTTTCACCAAAACCGTGGCCCTGGAAGGTGCACCCCACGGCATTACCGCCAACGCCATCTGCCCCGGTTACGTCCGGACACCGCTGGTCGAAAAACAGATTGCCGACCAGGCCCGAACGCACCAGATTCCCGAGCAGGATGTGGTTGAAAAAGTAATCCTGACCAAACAGGCTATCAAGGATTTTATTTCGCCCGAATCCATTGCGGCACTCTGCCTGTTTCTGGCTTCCGACGGGGCGGCTACGCTCACCGGCGCAGCCCTGCCCATCGACGGGGGCTGGTCGGCTCAGTAA
- a CDS encoding arylsulfatase yields MSKRIVTLLLLLALSPLAIAQNRPNATAQRPNIIFILADDLGYGDIGVNGQKLIKTPNIDRLAAEGMRFTQFYAGTSVCAPSRSALMTGQHTGHTYIRGNKSVEPEGQQPIADSVVTMGEILQKAGYTTAAFGKWGLGPVGSEGDPNKQGFDRFYGYNCQSLAHRYYPNHLWNNSEKIVLKENENLTRQKQYAPDLIQQQALNFVQSSDAQKPFFLFLPYILPHAELLVPNDSIFQYYKGQFAEKPFKGADYGPDAKDGGYASQEFPHATFAAMVTRLDLYVGQILAALKAKGLDQNTLIIFSSDNGPHLEGGADPKFFNSGGGFRGFKRDLYEGGIREPMIARWPGTIKAGTQNDYVGAFWDLLPTFAELAGTKAPAPVDGISFVPALTGKGKQPKHDFLYWEFHEQGGKQAVRQGNWKAVRLNAAANPGGAVELYDLAKDPTETTNLAAKNPAKAQELGRLMNQSHVASALFPFGSEKN; encoded by the coding sequence ATGTCTAAACGCATCGTCACCCTCCTTTTACTGCTTGCCCTGTCGCCCCTTGCAATCGCCCAGAACCGCCCGAATGCAACGGCCCAGCGACCCAACATCATCTTTATTCTGGCCGATGACCTGGGCTACGGCGACATTGGCGTCAACGGCCAGAAGCTGATCAAAACCCCGAACATCGACCGGTTGGCGGCTGAGGGAATGCGGTTTACGCAATTTTACGCGGGCACCTCGGTTTGCGCCCCTTCGCGGTCGGCGCTCATGACGGGCCAGCACACGGGTCACACCTACATCCGGGGCAACAAAAGCGTGGAGCCGGAGGGCCAGCAACCCATCGCCGACTCGGTCGTTACGATGGGCGAAATTCTGCAAAAAGCGGGTTACACAACGGCGGCTTTCGGCAAGTGGGGGCTGGGGCCGGTCGGGTCGGAAGGAGACCCGAACAAGCAGGGGTTCGACCGGTTTTACGGCTACAACTGCCAGAGTCTGGCCCACCGCTATTACCCCAACCACCTCTGGAACAACAGCGAAAAAATCGTTTTAAAGGAAAACGAAAATCTGACCCGGCAGAAGCAGTATGCACCCGATCTGATTCAGCAGCAGGCCCTGAATTTTGTGCAATCCAGCGACGCGCAAAAGCCGTTTTTCCTGTTTTTACCCTACATCCTGCCCCACGCTGAACTGCTGGTTCCCAACGACAGCATTTTCCAGTATTACAAAGGCCAGTTTGCGGAGAAGCCGTTCAAGGGGGCTGACTATGGCCCCGACGCCAAGGATGGCGGCTACGCATCGCAGGAATTTCCGCATGCCACCTTCGCGGCTATGGTAACGCGGCTCGACCTGTACGTCGGGCAGATTCTGGCGGCTCTGAAAGCCAAAGGGCTGGACCAGAACACGCTTATAATTTTTTCCAGCGACAACGGTCCGCACCTGGAAGGGGGCGCCGATCCGAAATTTTTCAACAGCGGGGGCGGGTTTCGCGGGTTTAAACGCGACCTCTACGAAGGCGGTATCCGCGAACCAATGATTGCCCGCTGGCCCGGAACCATCAAGGCCGGCACCCAGAACGATTACGTTGGCGCCTTCTGGGATTTACTGCCCACCTTTGCCGAACTGGCCGGTACGAAAGCCCCCGCTCCCGTCGACGGCATTTCGTTTGTGCCGGCGCTGACTGGCAAAGGCAAGCAACCAAAACACGATTTCCTTTACTGGGAATTTCACGAGCAGGGCGGGAAGCAGGCCGTGCGGCAGGGCAACTGGAAAGCCGTGCGGCTCAACGCAGCCGCCAATCCGGGCGGTGCTGTCGAGTTGTATGACCTGGCGAAAGACCCGACCGAAACAACCAACCTGGCCGCGAAAAATCCGGCCAAGGCTCAGGAACTGGGTCGTCTGATGAACCAGTCGCACGTAGCGTCGGCCCTGTTTCCGTTCGGGAGTGAGAAGAACTGA